caaagtctattaaggattatagacaatgaaatgattgactaaatagatagacgcaattgatacaaaattaaactagctttgcaaagcgaaatgtttttggaccagtagtccatttcatctgcagatgaagataaatcgatatgaataagttttcaagagaaaaataataaaaacaaaatgtttagagtttgaattgttattcaagtatattgataaatgtcaatcattgattttcaagaagcatattcacctgaagtgaattcaaaaaattaattaagttgagtagcatctgaaatactcaattcatgtgaaatatgtgttttaacgtatttgactggctcacttgataatgatgatccctgaaggatttagttatatttgacaatgaattatttatatctgaggcttatattaatgataaaatatcatctagactcccgaagagcttatgagatattctcatttaaatttataatttaaataagattatatagcaaaagtattaaaacagtttgacattgacaaatctaatttgttgtatactaaaaatggttgcaatgtcatttgatgtgtcatgcctcaagaaaatgatgaacaatttgaattggtcctgaagtaccataacttaattcaattaagctcactaatatatttgctataatttcgtagtattttatttttgcctattcatccaacccaaatattgaagtaaagcaaaacatacaattatttatactttaaataaaaacaatatcatccaatcatgtgaagattttagcactacatcaagcaagttgagaagatgtttttgttgaggattgtaattcaacacatacaagaaattcgttgttttattacaaaatgatggttcctgcaacaactcaacatgaagataatatcagacacaatgctaatttagagaagagtataataaagaagatatgacagatttttctacagagtcaacttttagtaaaactttggagcagctagtatagaagattatttgatttttcatctcatgtataataattgtctttatgagggggagatataaatatgttctgcactctttttcccttcaccgtggttttgtcccactgggttttcctggtaaggtttttaatgaggcagttcacacacaaaggatgttgtactctttttccttcactatgatttttcccactgggtttttaatagtaaggttttaatgaggcatatcatCGATgaacatccaagggggagtattatgaataatatagatgtggatgtccattagtctAGGCCCATATTATTAgcccatgtaatctcctatatatatgactatctcacaatgtaaaagacacaccttgaatagaacaatacaatagtctattctctcttctctttctctccttcatctcttcttctttattcttgttattctctaggaatagttcataacaattttgatatattacaattcatttaagtatttattattaataatgaaatattaaatatttaaattaaaaaaaaaaaaaagaaattatgaacACCAAaaacattttaacaaaattaaggCACAAACGATATCTGCATGTATCATCAAGTCTCAATTATGGGCTCATACCAAGGTCCTACGTTTGTGTCAGAATATGCGATCGATGCATGATCATGAGTTTGCAACATTTCTTATGCGTATTGGTGATGAAGTTGAACCTACCAAACCTGATGATATGGTGAAGATATCACCCCAAATTGCAATATCATGGGAAGGAGAACATTCTATACAAATTCTTATCGACCATATCTTCCCCCAATTAGAATTGTATGGTTGGGATGCATCGTATATGACACAAAGAGCCATACTTACACCTAAAAATGATGACGTCCAAAAGTTGAATGATATACTTATCAACCAGTTTCCAGGAGAAGAACATAATTCGTTGTCATTCGACGAGGTTGAAGGGGACACCCACAACTTATATCAGCAGGAATTCTTAAACTCCATTAACCAGGATGGTTTACCTCcgcatattttaaaattaaaaaaaggtgCACCACTTATGTTGtgtggtacaaattttttcttcaaagtgacatatattgtggtacgaagAGAGTAACTTGGATAAGCTTTTGATTGAGCAAAGCAAATCCGATACAAACTTGATCTTGCACACTTGAAAAACATGTGTAATTAATGGAAAACGGATAAGCAAGTATTTAATGACTCAACaaatgtattaattaattaaaaaagggtcttgttaacatgttcTCTAAAaccatccacaatggagcactccaacTTTCAGTACTTAAATGAGTCCCACATTGacacatcactaatttattattttttaataatagtacctaataggtactcaacccctccaatggaacacctcttaaaaagttctaaaatgggtcccatcaataatttcacatcattacaataacttattatttaattatatattttataatataaattgattgaatgataaaattacaaaattagtatgtactattttttttataattcaaaaaataattaaaattcaaaatttaatttaaaataatattgtcaaattttaagaattagataattaaaaaataatttaaaataacattacataattttaaaaacaattaattttgttgatcatcatgCCCAAAACGTTGCCAAATATGTTCGACAAGatcatgttgaagttgaagatgagtTCGCCTATCTTGAATTTGTGCTCTTGACAAGGGTAGCCCATTATGGATAAATACCATCGGCTAAATAATACCCCATATTATATTAGGTTCTATTTACCGAATATTGCACCAATGTCTATATGGTtggcattaaatttttttagaggcatgccaattcaaaaattatgcttttgtgatgtacaaaaataaaattgtgtttttgtaccattaattcaaattaattatagaaaataaagtgggctcatgaaaataatattttaatgaaaaataaggtgggtccaagaggagagagagggttcttattttagaagtagtacctaataggtactcaaatgggtggtactccaatggtagtacctaataagtaccataagTACATAATagggtactacaccattggagatggtctaagggCATGTTAAGATATTCCAATATAGAAAcccaacatttaatgatacaaaaaatttaatgtttaaaaagttaaaatgcacaaattaacatttaataatttttatttttgtttctttaaggcacatgttaacattctccattaaaaaataattaatttctatCACTAGAAAATACTCCAAGTCCGACTCAATCCGAACCGGATGGCGGCGCGCATGTGTGATGGTCAACAATGTATACAGCATTCCCCGTTTACAAAACTAGGCACATCTTGAGACACACTCGGAAGTAGTGAAATGGATGTTGATGACTTCGATGATTCTATATACAGCCGAGAAAAAATGGAAGCGAGCAAGAGATTTGCATGAGGGTGCAATTACCACCCATGAGCAGCAATGAACATGCATAAATGTGGCAGATCCATGATCACAAGTTAGGGTATAAAATCATCCATGTATTAAAAAAAGttcatgttaaacagtgcaccCAGtgtacttgttaagcataccaaaaataaaaataaaacataaagttaatgttgataaaaataactttttacattttcaatgcattgaatgcacaagtttcaagacaaaatttcctttttagtatgcttaactagtgtaccgggtgcactatttaacattttccttaaaaaatgatatgatatttatcatgtttgttattcTGTGTGCACCAAAAGCATGATAGGATAATTGTTGTCATGCTTGTATCATATCTTATtattatcatgttttatatcTTATCCTGTTACTATTCTATGTTGCACATCAAATGAGCTGCGAAACCATTTTTTACCACGAAAccattttttacttataaaaaaaaaaaaaaaaagagccgCGACAAATAGAGATACCAATTGATGCATTCAAATTGGTCATCAACTTCATCATCTACATGTTGCAATTAACCAACAACTTTTACTGGCAAGGCTTGTCGCAGTGCAAACATCATCAATTGGCAATTTGtacttatttttaattcttGAAAGTGAACACATATAAGGGGTGAACAGccatgacataaaaaaatggaGGCAACATACACATTTTTATAGTTGATCCAAAAAGTGGGATCATGAGAGTTGAGAGATCAATCCCAAAAGAGATTGTTATACCGACTAATGTTGCGGGAgtcaagataaatgaatagtacatttagtgtcttatatatatatatatagtacctTTATATTGATACAGAGTGAGTATTTAGGAAGCTAGTGCTACCCCACTAGACATCATTTTTGAAAGCAAAAAGTGGAAGAACGCATCTATCTAAACTTAGGAAGCTAGTCCTGTTTTGTGTTCACAActtttgttcaagttaaataAGTGGAAGGTAATTGAACACATCTTCGATACTCAGCTAGAGCCCACAATGGAAATATATTTCTATACATTGGGTAATGCAACATACAATTTTTGAAGATTACTCCTGTCATTTCCTGCaataaataatacaaaaaataattaatataaggTTTTTATGTCgtttttcataaactaaaaataatgtattttaaGAAATCTTCGTGTAAAGTTTGTAGtcatgtatttaattttatttttcttggttcCCAACAGAGTGTCCTGTTGacatatttgaaattaaatcTTTGGTTTGTAGCATCATTACGATGTTTGAatttattgttattaagttttcacaataattttcttttgttatgcTCTTCGAATATGTAGGCAACAAATTTGGTTCAAAACATGTTGATAATGAAGAATTGAAGGAATAACTAATAAGAGAGTTGCTTGTGCAACAAGCCAACTGTCAAGTAGTGTTAGTTATTAGTTGTGCAAGTATGCATTcaataaaaagagagaaaaataaatccCCCGCAATTGCGACCgggaggggctgaaaccacttgatgccagaactgacccccgaaccaggttaaactggtggtgaaaaccaaaaaaaaaaaaaaaagaaaactaaggTTTGTCTAAAAGTTAACACAAAATAGTTGTTCAAATATTattactcttaattttatttttcatagttCCCATTCCCAACAGTGTCCTGACACAGTTAAGATGGCAAGTGTTTGAAGAGATCTTCTGGCCACCATGTTTTGTATTTGATTATATAATGTTAATAACTTGTTCTTCAAGATCAAATTCATTCATTACTAAATAACTATAATCAATTTTGGTATTGTGAGCTAAAGCATAAATAAGAGCTtacttatttaatataaaaatggaTTAATTAATATGAACCTGTTGGGGCCAATCACCATCTTCCAACTGAGAATTGATGAGCAATTTTGCAGCACGGTGAAGAGGAGTAGGGTCTATCTCTCCCTATACATGAGAATTAGAAAGAAGAGAAAAGTAAAGATTCATTTACCGTTACGTAACAATAAGTATTTTGACCTTTAATTCGCGATGAAAAGAAACCTGGCCTGCGCGAATTAAACCCATAAGAGCCCATGCAGTCTGTACAACATTTGATTGGTTTCCTTCAAGAGGTACATATATCTGCATTATTGTTAGTATTT
This genomic interval from Trifolium pratense cultivar HEN17-A07 linkage group LG6, ARS_RC_1.1, whole genome shotgun sequence contains the following:
- the LOC123891711 gene encoding ATP-dependent DNA helicase PIF1-like, translating into MHDHEFATFLMRIGDEVEPTKPDDMVKISPQIAISWEGEHSIQILIDHIFPQLELYGWDASYMTQRAILTPKNDDVQKLNDILINQFPGEEHNSLSFDEVEGDTHNLYQQEFLNSINQDGLPPHILKLKKGNMLDVEILTGNNAGKRAFLLRIKVQTSASSGLPFVLSREQFPVRLSFAITINKSQGQTIPNVGIYLPRHVFSHGQLYVALSRGVSQTSTKVLIRNGKLQGEDGQFTKNVVFKNILLSQHR